In Desulfuromonadaceae bacterium, a single window of DNA contains:
- a CDS encoding MBL fold metallo-hydrolase, with amino-acid sequence MLLKTLPVGPLQVNCYLVACPATRTALVIDPGSDSEDILRVLAEDDWQPTLIVNTHGHFDHVGGNLRLTEATGAELLIHQLDRPLLERVTQHAAAFGLSTDPSPQPNRLLKDGDIIDVGTLSFTVLHTPGHSPGGICLAGHGHLFVGDTLFAGSVGRTDLPGGDHQTLIDSIQHRLLPFSDNTIVHPGHGPDTTIGAERKHNPFLHP; translated from the coding sequence ATGTTACTTAAAACCCTGCCGGTTGGTCCGCTGCAAGTCAATTGCTACCTGGTTGCCTGCCCGGCAACCCGCACCGCACTGGTGATCGATCCCGGCAGCGACAGCGAAGATATTTTGCGCGTGCTGGCAGAAGACGACTGGCAGCCGACGCTGATCGTCAATACCCATGGTCACTTCGATCACGTTGGCGGCAACCTGCGGCTGACTGAAGCCACCGGCGCTGAGCTGTTGATTCACCAGCTCGACCGCCCCCTGCTCGAACGCGTAACGCAACATGCCGCCGCCTTCGGCCTGAGCACCGACCCGTCACCCCAACCGAACCGGCTGCTCAAGGATGGTGATATCATTGATGTTGGCACCCTTTCGTTTACAGTCCTTCACACCCCGGGGCACTCCCCGGGGGGGATCTGCCTCGCCGGGCACGGACACCTCTTTGTCGGAGACACCTTGTTTGCCGGATCCGTCGGTCGTACCGACCTGCCGGGAGGCGATCATCAGACCCTGATCGACAGTATTCAACACCGCCTGTTACCCTTTTCCGATAACACTATCGTCCATCCGGGACATGGTCCGGACACCACCATCGGCGCGGAACGGAAACATAATCCGTTTTTACACCCATAG